From Helicoverpa zea isolate HzStark_Cry1AcR chromosome 23, ilHelZeax1.1, whole genome shotgun sequence, one genomic window encodes:
- the LOC124641960 gene encoding uncharacterized protein LOC124641960, which produces MVNSSLAYEILLYINSFYFGLFATCELGTLILKSVLIIEKYEVEKDPTKIGRDYGVLVGLFVIEAARLILGRKGSLSEKDLPVIFSVLLTVPSILGVLYLLIFQVVVLRIEYIWCTLMLCIQTLEFIFASMFIVSLCRGPSYD; this is translated from the exons ATGGTTAATTCTAGTTTAGCGTATGAAATTCTGCTTTATATCAATTCGTTTTACTTCGGACTATTCGCAACATGTGAACTGGGCACTCTCATCCTAAAGTCGGTTttaattattgagaaatatgaAGTAGAGAAAGATCCAACAAAAATAGGTCGAGATTATGGAGTACTCGTGGGCTTGTTCGTTATTGAAGCAGCCCGACTTATATTGGGGCGGAAAGGAAGTCTGAGTGAAAAAG ATTTACCAGTAATATTCTCAGTGCTGCTGACGGTGCCATCAATATTGGGTGTTTTATACCTTCTGATCTTTCAAGTTGTGGTCTTGAGAATAGAGTACATCTGGTGTACCCTAATGTTATGCATACAGACCCTAGAGTTTATATTTGCGTCCATGTTCATAGTGTCTCTCTGCAGAGGACCTTCCTATGACTAA